The genome window GGAGCAATATGTTCTTTTCTGAATCAAATATTGGAGGAGATTCTCTTCGTGAGATTCAAGAAATAATAAAGGCGATAACGCTCAATCCGTATAAGGACATTTACCCCTTAGGAATACACCTTTCTGTGGAAATGACTCAAAAACCTAATCTTATTTTCATTGAAGGTCTCAAAGTTGAAGGGGAGACCTTCCGTCCTGGAGATAAAATTCCGGTGGAAATAACATTACGTCCTTATAGAGGTGAACAGAGTAAAAAGAAATTCGAACTTATTGTCCCTCAAAATGCAGCTGGTCCAGTTGAAATTGCTGTAAGAGGTGGCGGTATTATGCCTTTAGAAGAAGATGCTATTATTCAAGGATGGAAGACTATAGAAAATTTTGATCAAATGCTCAAGGAAATTAGTGCCTTGGAAACCAATAATGAGGTTATTCTTGAGCTTAATTATGCTAAAGTTCCTGATGAAACGTCTCAACCTGGCCCTACGAAAGAAGATCTTGAACTATTAAGTCAAATTAAAGAGAGAAGACTAAATGAAGGAAGCATGCGTATTTTCAGAACAGATTATGTAGTTGAAGGACTCCTTCGTAAAATTGTACAGATTGTGCCAGAAACCAATAACAGACAAGAAAGGGAATAATAATGTTCATAACTCTTGAAGGGATCGATGGATGTGGTAAAAGTACTCAAGCGGCCCTTTTAAAAGATAAACTGCAAAAAGAGAAACATGCTTCTGTAGTGTGGACCAGAGAACCTGGAGGCTGGAGCCATGGAGATCTTGTACGTACACTTCTTTTGGACAAGGATCTTCACCATGAGTTAAGTGAATTGCTGCTTTTTGTATTTGATCGCTGTGAACACGTTTCTCAAGTTGTCGCTCCTGCCCTTGAAAAGAAGCAGATTGTTCTCTGTGAACGATATACTGATTCAACACGTGCCTATCAAATATGGGGAAGAGGTTTAGAAGAAAGAAAGGTAGAAGATCTTTTTTCATGGTGTCACTTCCCAGATCCAGATTTGACCTTGTGGATCGATACCCCTTTATCTTTGGCAATGGATAGAATTAAAAGATCTAGAGGGCACTTGGATCGTATAGAGTCAGAAACGCAAAAATTTTTATCAAATGTTTGTTCTGGTTATAAGGAGCTATCAGCACGATATCCAGAACGTATAATTCGTATTGATGGGGCGCAACCGATAGAAGACGTTTCACTCCAGATTTGGAAGGCTGTGGAGGTGTACTTTCTCGGTGAAAGTAAAAAAGAGTTCTGATAGAAAATTAGGTACTGATTTTGGAACCTTTTCTTCATCACGTCATCGAGTATCTCAAAGAGAAGACGTTAATTATCCTAAGTTCGACGATTCTTTGGAAGCGGCAGAAATACACGAGCTTCTGAACCGTCTCGATTCTCTTGGCGATAAATTATCACGTTTCCCTTCAGAAACCATATTGCGAGATTATCGCAATGTTGTTGGAGAACTTCTTAAAAGGGCGACTGGTCGTTTACGTTTAAAAAAAGATCTTCGTTGGAGACGGTATGATAAAAATATATTTGTACTTATGGAAAAAACAGAGTTTGCCCTTCAAGAATTATCTGTTGTTTTTTTAAGGGAAGGAGAACGAACACGTTCTCTCCGATTAATGGAGGAAATTAAGGGATGCCTGCTCTCCCTACTTTTATAACATCAAGCCTGATGTGGCTTGAACTGAAAAAAGCTTTAGAAAAAGATAGCTTTCCTCAAAGTTTATCTTTGATGGCGCCTAAACAGTACCAAAATGATATTGTTTTGGCAGTCGCTCGTTATATTTTGTGCGAAAATAAGAATGCATGCGGCGAATGTCTATCATGCCGATCTTGGCATGAAGAATTGCATCCTGATCTCATACAACTTGGCTCACTGGAGAAAGCGCCTGGTATAGAAGAATGTAGAGAGGGTGTAATGGAACTTTCCTTATCGCCAGTTGTGTCTTCTCGACGACTTATCGTTATTTACTCAGCGCATGCGCTCTCTCTTCCTGCAGCGAATAGTCTGTTGAAGATCGTTGAGGAGCCGCCAGAACGCGGAGCAATCATTTTTATGCGAGAGGCCGAAAACTTTTTGCCAACATTAAAAAGCCGATGCTGGAATCTTTCTGTTGTTGAGGAAGAAAGTGTAAAACAGGAAAAAATCCCAACTTCAGAAAATGAGTGGAAGAAATGGTTCGAACGGACATCTTCTATGTCTGCGGAGGAAATGGATAAGCAGCTTTTATCTTGGGAGGCCTGGGCTTTTGAAGCAAAAGAATTTACTTTGGCCTCGCATATTGATAAATTACGTCTTATAAGTGAAAGCCGAAAGTTATCGGCAGGAATGATGATTGATTTAATTTTATTAGCACTCAAGGAGGGTTTTTCTTTTGAGTATGTATTTGACAATCTTTGGTAAACCGCGATATCTGGGTTTGGTCAATATAGATGGAGAAACTGTACACCCTGAAAAAGGAGAAATCATTGTTGCAGAGACAATGAGAGGACTTGAACTCGTTGTCGCCGGAGGAACTATTTCTGGAGAGCAAGAGGATCGCTATAGAAATACATGCTGCGAAGATCTCTCAGATGGGCAACCTAAGGGTGGGGAACCCATGCTTCAGAATATCTCTTTTATTCGAATTGCAACACCTGAAGATATGTTAGCGGCCCAGACCCAGCGAAATGAAGAAGAATCCGTTCTTGTTAAAGCTAGAGAGTTACTTACGCAACATGACCTTCCCATGAAGTTGGTAGATGTAGAGTATTTGCTTGACCGTAAAAAACTTTTCTTTTACTTTACTTCAGATCAAAGAGTTGATTTTAGGGCGTATGTCAGAGATCTTGCTCGTGAATTTAAAACTCGCATTGAGTTGCGCCAGATTGGAGTGCGAGATGAAGCCAAGACCGTAAGAGGATTAGGCCCTTGTGGAAGAGAATGTTGCTGTGGATATTGGCTTCATAAATTTGATCCAATTTGCATAAAAATGGTGAAAGAACAAAATTTAGCATTGAATCCTACTAAAATTTCAGGTGTTTGCGGACGACTTATGTGCTGCATGGCTTACGAACATAAAATGTATGAAACTCTTTGGAAAGACCTTCCAAATCCCGGTTCAAAAATAAAGGCTCCACACGGTTCCTTTGTTATTGTAGGTGTTGACCTTGCCCATGAAGCTTTTCGAGCAAGAACTCCAGAGGGAGCAGAAATACTTGTTCCCGTAAGGGAGTTCGAAAACTTTAAAGAAACGGTACTAAGAGGCGACACATGGGATGCATCGATTTGTGAAACTCCCCCTCTTTTGTTAGATGAAGAGGAAGTTGACGAAGTTGATGAGGGAGGAACAGAAGAGTATATCCTTGAAGATGAAACATGTGTCCTTGCAAGTGTTGTCACTGATTCTGAGAGCTATGAGCAGTCTTCAGATATTTCAGAAAACAATGAAGATAAAAAGGAACACATTAAGAAAGAAAGAAATGAAGCAAGTTCGCGCAATAAAAAACGGAAAAAACGGAAAAAGAGACCGCCACAACAACAAAGCACGGAGAATAAACCACGTGTTGGTGACGATCGTGCACGACCTCGAAGGCATTATCCTCGAAAAAAACAGCGTGACGATGTTCATAAAACCAAAGAAGAATAAGAAAAAGTGTGAGGTGTAGCTAGATGTCTCTGTGGAATAAGTTAAAAGATAGCCTGAAAGAAGTAAAAAATCGTTGGAGTGGAGGATTGGTTTCTCTTTTTTCAGGATCGACAATAGACGAAGAGTTTTGGGAGAGTTTTGAAGAACTTCTCATTTCTGGTGATGTTGGCATCGACTTGACAGAAGAAATAACAGCTGATCTTCAGAAGACAGTGAAACGCGAAGGTTTAAAAACACCAGATCAGCTTACAGAATATTTCATTGCTAATATAACGGAACGCCTTGAAGCAATTGAGGGAATGGGCAAGGAGATAGAAATAAATTCTTCACCGAAGATTATCGTTCTTGTAGGTGTTAATGGTAGTGGTAAGACTACAACAGCAGCTAAACTTGCAGAACAATTTCATAGGCAAGGGAAAAAAGTTGTTTTGGGAGCAGCTGATACATTTAGGGCTGGAGCTATAGAACAGCTGAAAGTGTGGGGAGATAGAACTGGAAGTCGCGTTGTAGCACAACAACAGGGTAGTGACTCTGCCGCAGTTGCCTACGATGCCCTTCAATCTGCCAAGGCATCCAATGCCGATGTTGTAATCATTGATACAGCGGGCCGTCTTCATTCAAAACATAATCTCATGGAAGAACTCATTAAAGTTGTACGAGTTCTTGAAAGAGAAGTCGGTCGGGATTCTATTGAAAACCTTCTTGTTTTAGATGCAGTTATGGGACAAAATGGCTTTGCTCAGGCTGAGACTTTTAATAAAGCATTAACTTTAGATGGCGTTGTATTGTCAAAATATGATAATACAGCGAAGGGCGGAGTCATTCTTGCGATTGCTCATAAATTGGGACTTCCCATTCGATATATTGGTCTAGGAGAGGGTGTCGACGATTTACGGTTGTTTGAACCGCGAGAATTCGTACAGGCGCTATTGGAGAAAAATGGCGATGAAGCCTGATAGTGACGAACTCTTAGGCAAACTGACATTCTCTTCTCCGATTTCAGAGTTAATGCGAGTTCTCTTTTTTTACTCGCTGCAATATGTAGTTTTGGAAAAGAAGAAGAAATATCATATTTTTCGCCAAGAAGATATTGTTGCTTTTTTGCATAAAAGTGAAAAAGATACTTCTATTTCAAAACTTTTCCTCTTTGCAGAAAAAGGTGCTAATACAAGAACTAACCTTCCTTCCAGAATGAAGAATTCGGAGAGAATGCTTTGTATCACAGCTGAAAAAGAAACATATATTACCACCTTTGAAGAAGTTAAATACAGATGTGGTGAGGACGAGGATTTCCCACTTTGGTGGAATATCCCTCTGCCTCTTTTGACTATGAAAGATCATAAGGTGATATTGAATGCTAAAGCTCAGGAAAGTTTTTCCTTGGAAGATTTTTCATTGAAACGCGTCTCAGATGCCTTGCAGCGAGAGGATAGACTTCTTGAAATTAACGCGGACGAAAATGAGAAGCGGGTTTTTTATTTCGAACCTCTTCTTGCTGATATATATTTAATTGATGAAGTTACCAGTGATTTGTCTGCAGCAGAAGATATGGTTTGGTGGGCTGCTGTAGGAAAAGCCTGGGCACAAAAGATGCGCAGAGATGGCTATGAAATTCACCAGGTAGATGGCATTCAACCGTCTCCTATTGATCTTTTAGGTGCAGATGATTATCTGACATGTGTCTGGGATGAAAAAATTTTAGGGTATCTTTGTTTTAAAAAAATGAAGGAGGCCTCAAAATGACCTATCCGGTCAAATTGATAACGGGCGTTCTTTATCCTGATGAGTATTGGCGATTATGGGTAATAGAAAAGGTTTCAGAAATGTGGGGAGAACCTGAATGTATAAGTGAACCTCATCTATTTGACATAACCAATTATTATCATGACATTGCGCCCACTCTGTATAGGCAGTTTATTTCATTTAAAGGACTTCGTGATGGGGGTGACTTGGTTCGCTGGAAGAAAGAAAGTTGCCACATCGAAGAAGGAAGTTACAGGGTAGAGAACGGTGTAAATGTTCGCTCAGTAAATATTGATCCTGGATATATTAATGGAGCTCGCCTCGTCTTGGCTTCAACGAAAGATCATGCTCATCGTATTTATATATCTGATGGAATTTTTGCAGAAGTGACAATGAGGTACCGCTTTAAAAAGTGGGTATCATTCGATTATACTTTCCCTGATTTTGCCAGTGGTCGTTATGATACATTTTTATCAGCGGTCAAAAACTCATGGGGAAAAGAAATGGCTGAGAGGAGACAGAACTCATGATAGAGAGATACGAAACGCCTTCTATGAAAAAAATATGGTCAGACCAAAACAAGTATGAAACATGGCTCAAGGTCGAACTCGCCGTGTGTAAAGCTTGGACCGAAGATGGGCTTATTTCAGAAGAAGCTTTAAAGGATATTGAAGCCAAAGCTGACTTTGATATTGAAAGAATTTATGAGATAGAAAATCAAGTTCATCACGACATGATTGCTTTTGTTTCAGCTGTAGCTGAAAAGGTTGGTCCCAGCGGTCGTTTCATCCATTTGGGCTTAACAAGTAGTGATGTTCTTGATACCGCATCGTCGCTTCTTTTAAAAGAATCTTTAGACGTTGTCTTGACAGAACTAGACACACTTTCATCTCTTATATTAAAGCAAGCGGATGCCCATAAATATACACCTTGCGTAGGGCGTACTCATGGGATTCATGCTGAACCAATGACTTTTGGTCTGAAACTTTTAAATTGGTACTATGAACTTCTTAGAGATCGGGAGAGAATTGAAGAAGCAAAGAGACAAATAAGCTATGGCAAAATTTCTGGAGCTGTAGGTACCTACGCTCACTGTCCTACACGCATAGAGAAACGGGTTTGTTCGTTGCTTGGTCTTGAACCAGCTGCTATTTCCACTCAGATTCTTCAGAGAGATCGCCATGCTCATGTTATGAATGCCATTGCCCTTCTTGGTGCGGGAATAGAGAGAATGTCCGTTGAAATTCGTCATCTTCAGAGAACTGAGGTACTTGAAGCCCTTGAACCTTTTGGGAAGAAACAAAAAGGATCTTCAGCCATGCCTCACAAGAGAAACCCGATTCTTTGCGAACGTTTGGCAGGAATGGCTCGTTTGCTACGAGGATATGCTTCAACAGCTATGGAAAACATTGCTTTATGGCATGAACGAGATATTAGTCACTCTTCTGTAGAAAGAATTATTTGGCCAGACGCATTCCATCTTATTACATATATGCTTCAGAAAATGTCAAAGATCGTAGAAGGCTTGGACATTCAGCCTGAAAATATGTTGGCCAATCTACATAAAACTAAAGGACTAGTTTTTAGCCAGAGAGTTTTGCTTGAACTTGTAGAGAAATTTGGTTTGAGCCGAGAAGATGCTTACGCTGTCGTCCAGGAGAATGCTATGAAATGTTGGCATGGAGAAGGAAGCTTTGCCGAACTTCTTTGGAATGATGAGCGGGTAAATAAATATCTTTCTAAGGAAGAACTCGACAGCCTCTTTAATTTGGATTACTATTTTAGCGCTGTGGATGAAATCTTTTTAAGATTTCATCAGATGTCTTAGATTTTAGATTCAGAATAGAAATTAATAGGAGGATAAACAATGTCAGTTCCAGAACGTAATCTGGCTCTTGAACTTGTTCGCGGAACAGAGGCAGCGGCAATGGCTGCTGGCCGTTGGATGGGGCGGGGCGATAAAAACGCTGCTGACGGAGCGGCTGTTACTGCGATGCGTTATATGCTTAACACTATTGCTATGGATGGCGTAGTTGTCATAGGCGAGGGAGAAAAAGACGAGGCTCCCATGCTTTTTAATGGGGAACGTTTGGGAACAGGGGTCTCCCCTGAGGTCGATATAGCTGTAGATCCAATTGACGGCACACGCTTAACGGCAATGGGACTTCCTGGTGCAATCAGCGTAGTGGCTCTTTCTGAAAAGGGGACAATGTATAATCCCAAAAATATCTTTTATATGAACAAGCTTGCTACGGGGCCTGATGCAGCCGACGTTATTGATATAGAAGCACCTATAGAAGATAATATTAAGAGAGTGGCTGAAAAGAAATCCAAATCTGTCGGTGATGTTACTGTCGTTGTGCTAGACCGTCCACGACATGATGAAGTTAAAACTCGAATTCGTCAAATAGGGGCACGCATAAAGATGATTCCTGATGGAGATGTAGCAGGCGCTCTCCTTACATGCAAGGAGCAAGGTGGAGCCGATCTTCTTGTGGGAATAGGTGGATCTCCTGAAGCAGTCATTACTGCCTGTGCCATCAAATGTCTTGGTGGAAATATGCAATGTAAACTTTGGACGAGAGATGAAAAGGAAGCAGAAGAGAGCAGAGCTTTAGGACTTGATCTCGACGCTGTACTTACTCTTGATGATCTTGTTAAGGGTGACAATGTCTTTTTCGCTGCTACCGGCGTAACAGATGGAGATTTTCTTAAAGGTGTTCGTTATGAAGGCCGGCGTATTCGTACTTTTTCAATGGTTATGCGTTCGAAAAGCGGAACGGTACGCTATATAGAGGCTGTACATCATCCTAAAAAATTATGTACGATCAGTGGTATCGATTACGCTCCTGAATGTGAAGCATAAAATTAAGAAAGAGAGGTCGCTTTTTGAAAGCGACCTCTCTTATTTTTCTCCCCATCGGGCCAAACCTAAAGCTGCCTGTCCGACAGAAATATTTTCATCATTAGGAGAGAGTAAATGGTGGGTAAGTGGTTTTAGACCTCTTTGCTTAAGATATGAGACAGTTAAGGCAAGAAGCCTTTTGTTTTGCCATACTCCTCCAGAAAGAGCTACATGTTTAATTCCAGTCTTTTGGGATAATAATTGGCACATTTCAGCTGTCCAATAGGCTATGCCTCCATGGAAAGCAGCGGCAAGAACTTTTTTTGAATGTAACGAACGATTGCTCATCATCCATTTAACCATTGGACGCCAATCCAGATAAAGGAATCCTTCTTTTTCGAAAATTTTAAAAGGAGCACTCCCGCTCCCGTATGATTGAGATTCAAGCTCCATAGCTGCTTGCCCGTCGTATGTAATTTCCGTGCAAAATCCGAGAAGGGCCGATATCCCATCGAAAAACCGTCCACATGAAGTTGTGACTGGTGATTCGTCCATAATAATTAACTGACTCTGCAAGCGATTCTTCATTTCTGGCCAAATAGAAGAACCTAACGATAGAGCCTCTTCTTTTCCTATCGTATGTGCCAAGAGCGCCAATCCGTATCGCCACGGTTCCAAAACGGCTTTTTCTCCTCCAGGAAGGTTACAAGGAAGGAGTGAACCTTTTCTTTGATAGTGCATGAGATCACCGATAAGAAACTCGCCACCCCAGATTGTTCCATCTTCACCGTAGCCTGTTCCATCGAAAATGGCCCCTATTGCAGGTTCTTCAAAACGATTTTCGAGAAGGCAAGCAGCCATATGGGCATAATGATGTTGAACTCCCAAAGTTTCTTTAAATGTTTCTTTAACTATATCTTTGGCCAAGTAACCAGAAAGATACTGAGGATGAAGATCATAAACGAGATATTGCGGGTGTAAATTGTAAAGCTTAAGGAAATGGCGTAACGCTCGTTTGTAATATTCGACTGTTCCTATTTGTTTCAAATCACCTAGATATTGCCCTGGAAATATAGTTCGATCCTGGGTCAAAGTAAAGGTTGACTTCATTTCTGCTCCAGCTGCTAATATGACAGGTCCTTTATTAAGGGCAGTGAGAGGAATGGGAACAAATCCCCTCGCTCTGCGTATGAGAATGTAATCTCGCCCTTGCGATGCGATTACAGAATCGTCTATGGCCATATGAATATCTCTGTTATGCATGAGAAATATGTCTGCGAGGCCAGATAATGATGAAAGTGCATCATCATTTTTTGAAATAATAGGAGCATCGCTCATATTGGCACTTGTCATAATAAGAGCATCAAATTTTTCGAACAACAAGTGGTGAAGAGGTGTGTATGGAAGCATGATACCCAATGTGTTTTGTTGTGGAGCGACGAGGGGAGAGAGCCGCGTGTTTTTTCTTATAGGGCAAAGTACGATAGGTCTTTTTGATGATGTGAGAATTTTTTCAGCGGTGTTCGTAAGATGAACCAATTGCTTGGCTACTCGTACATTAGCGACCATAAGAGCAAAAGGCTTATCCTTTCTGTTTTTTCGCTCTCTCATTCGCCTCACAGCCTCATCATTGAAAGGGTCGCAGGCGAGATGGAAGCCGCCTAATCCCTTGATAGCAGCTGTCTTGCCTTCTTTCAAAAATGAGCAGCATTTTAAAAGAGCTTCTTCACCTTGTGCAAGAGTGGTGTTTATATGGTCTGTAAGCCATAGCGATGGACCACAGTCGAAGCATGCGTTGGGTTGGGCGTGATAACGGCGATTTGAAGATGTTGTATATTCCCCCGTGCACGTATCACACATTGTAAAGTGACTCATCGTTGTTAACGGCCTGTCATAAGGTAAATCTTGTATAATTGTGTATCGGGGGCCACAGTTCGTACAGTTTATAAATGGATGTCTATATCTTCGATTTTCAGGGTCTCTCATTTCACGAAGACAATCGTCACATGTGGCGATATCTGGCGGAATAAGCACCCGCTGGTGTTCTAGCCGAAGACTTTTCTCTATGATAAAACTTTCCGTTGTTTCCGCTGTGCTTGTTTCTTGAGAAATATATTCTATTGATGAGATATGCGAGGCGTCTGGTTTCTCTTCTTGTAGTCGAGAGATATACTTCTGTATTTGCTCGATAGATCCCTTAAGCTTTATAACGACACCGTCAGAAGTATTTTTAACAGAACCACCTAGTCCCATTTCTTCTGCAAGTCGAGCACAAAAAGGGCGGAATCCTACTCCTTGAACTATTCCTGTTACAAGAAAGGTCGCGATATTGAGCATTGACAAACCTCCGTTCACAAGGCATTTTAAAACATAGTAAGCTCTACTACAAGAGCTTATAAGAGATAAAGGAGACGAGTACTCCATGAATGAAAATAATGAAAAATTACGGTTGGTCCATATTTATATGGGAAACGGAAAAGGCAAAACCACAGCAGCTTTAGGTTTGGCTATTCGAGCTGTTGGGTGGAAGATGAAGGTCGGAATTATTCAGTTCATGAAAGGGTGGCCTCAATATGGAGAGCTCACCAGTTTATCCCGTTTTCCTGAAATAAAGCTTATTCAGACGGGACGTCCCGATTTTGTCGATAAAAAAGCTCCTCTACAGATCGATATTGACGAAGCGCATCGTGGTCTTGTAATTGCAAGAGAATGGGTAGAAAAAGGACTTTTTGATCTTGTGATTCTTGACGAAATTAACGTTGCGCTTGATTATGAGCTTATTGAATTGAAAGATGTTATCTCGCTTCTACAGAAACGTTCATCACATGTAGAATTAGTTCTTACCGGGCGAAATCCTCCTAAAGATTTGCTTCCCTATGCTGATTTGATTACAGAGATGAAAGAAATTCGTCATCCATACACAAAAGGAATACTTGGTCGAAAAGGTTTTGATTACTGATGAAAATTCTTCCATATGCCGTACCTATTGAGGAAATGGAAAAAGAATTTGGAGCTCGTCTTCAAGAAGGATTTTCAACGGAAGAGGCTACTGCGGCCTTAGAAAAATATGGAAGAAATATTTTAGAAGAGACAGAGGTTATTCCTTGGTGGAAAATATTCTTCCGCCAATTTACAACTCCTATGGTTTATTTGCTGTCAGTAGCGGCTATTATAAGCTTCTTGATGAGAGAGAATCTAGATGGAAGTGCCATTATAGCTGTTATAACAATAAATGGAATTATAGGATTTCTGACTGAGTATAGAGCAGAAAGGGCTTTGCAAGCCTTGAAATCCATGACATCCCCTCATTGTCGCGTCTTGAGAAATGGAGTTGTTGCTCAAATTTCCTCTATGGATGTAGTTCCAGGAGATATTTTGTTACTTGAGGCAGGAGATGTGGTTCCTGCAGATGGACGCCTTTTTAAAATTTCAAATTTTATGGTGAACGAAGCGACCCTTACTGGAGAGTCTCTGCCTGTTGAAAAAGATACAAACCCTTTACCAGCAAAGACGCTTCTTGCTGACCGCAAAAATTCTGTCTATGCTGGAACAAGCGTTGTGAAAGGAACAGCACAGGCGGTTGTCGCCCATACAGGAATGGAGACGGAAATAGGGCGCATCGGGAAAATGCTTCAACATG of Aminobacterium sp. MB27-C1 contains these proteins:
- the purB gene encoding adenylosuccinate lyase, with amino-acid sequence MIERYETPSMKKIWSDQNKYETWLKVELAVCKAWTEDGLISEEALKDIEAKADFDIERIYEIENQVHHDMIAFVSAVAEKVGPSGRFIHLGLTSSDVLDTASSLLLKESLDVVLTELDTLSSLILKQADAHKYTPCVGRTHGIHAEPMTFGLKLLNWYYELLRDRERIEEAKRQISYGKISGAVGTYAHCPTRIEKRVCSLLGLEPAAISTQILQRDRHAHVMNAIALLGAGIERMSVEIRHLQRTEVLEALEPFGKKQKGSSAMPHKRNPILCERLAGMARLLRGYASTAMENIALWHERDISHSSVERIIWPDAFHLITYMLQKMSKIVEGLDIQPENMLANLHKTKGLVFSQRVLLELVEKFGLSREDAYAVVQENAMKCWHGEGSFAELLWNDERVNKYLSKEELDSLFNLDYYFSAVDEIFLRFHQMS
- the ftsY gene encoding signal recognition particle-docking protein FtsY, with translation MSLWNKLKDSLKEVKNRWSGGLVSLFSGSTIDEEFWESFEELLISGDVGIDLTEEITADLQKTVKREGLKTPDQLTEYFIANITERLEAIEGMGKEIEINSSPKIIVLVGVNGSGKTTTAAKLAEQFHRQGKKVVLGAADTFRAGAIEQLKVWGDRTGSRVVAQQQGSDSAAVAYDALQSAKASNADVVIIDTAGRLHSKHNLMEELIKVVRVLEREVGRDSIENLLVLDAVMGQNGFAQAETFNKALTLDGVVLSKYDNTAKGGVILAIAHKLGLPIRYIGLGEGVDDLRLFEPREFVQALLEKNGDEA
- a CDS encoding regulatory iron-sulfur-containing complex subunit RicT, with the protein product MYLTIFGKPRYLGLVNIDGETVHPEKGEIIVAETMRGLELVVAGGTISGEQEDRYRNTCCEDLSDGQPKGGEPMLQNISFIRIATPEDMLAAQTQRNEEESVLVKARELLTQHDLPMKLVDVEYLLDRKKLFFYFTSDQRVDFRAYVRDLAREFKTRIELRQIGVRDEAKTVRGLGPCGRECCCGYWLHKFDPICIKMVKEQNLALNPTKISGVCGRLMCCMAYEHKMYETLWKDLPNPGSKIKAPHGSFVIVGVDLAHEAFRARTPEGAEILVPVREFENFKETVLRGDTWDASICETPPLLLDEEEVDEVDEGGTEEYILEDETCVLASVVTDSESYEQSSDISENNEDKKEHIKKERNEASSRNKKRKKRKKRPPQQQSTENKPRVGDDRARPRRHYPRKKQRDDVHKTKEE
- the glpX gene encoding class II fructose-bisphosphatase translates to MSVPERNLALELVRGTEAAAMAAGRWMGRGDKNAADGAAVTAMRYMLNTIAMDGVVVIGEGEKDEAPMLFNGERLGTGVSPEVDIAVDPIDGTRLTAMGLPGAISVVALSEKGTMYNPKNIFYMNKLATGPDAADVIDIEAPIEDNIKRVAEKKSKSVGDVTVVVLDRPRHDEVKTRIRQIGARIKMIPDGDVAGALLTCKEQGGADLLVGIGGSPEAVITACAIKCLGGNMQCKLWTRDEKEAEESRALGLDLDAVLTLDDLVKGDNVFFAATGVTDGDFLKGVRYEGRRIRTFSMVMRSKSGTVRYIEAVHHPKKLCTISGIDYAPECEA
- a CDS encoding cob(I)yrinic acid a,c-diamide adenosyltransferase; amino-acid sequence: MNENNEKLRLVHIYMGNGKGKTTAALGLAIRAVGWKMKVGIIQFMKGWPQYGELTSLSRFPEIKLIQTGRPDFVDKKAPLQIDIDEAHRGLVIAREWVEKGLFDLVILDEINVALDYELIELKDVISLLQKRSSHVELVLTGRNPPKDLLPYADLITEMKEIRHPYTKGILGRKGFDY
- a CDS encoding DUF327 family protein, whose product is MKVKKSSDRKLGTDFGTFSSSRHRVSQREDVNYPKFDDSLEAAEIHELLNRLDSLGDKLSRFPSETILRDYRNVVGELLKRATGRLRLKKDLRWRRYDKNIFVLMEKTEFALQELSVVFLREGERTRSLRLMEEIKGCLLSLLL
- the tmk gene encoding dTMP kinase, which produces MFITLEGIDGCGKSTQAALLKDKLQKEKHASVVWTREPGGWSHGDLVRTLLLDKDLHHELSELLLFVFDRCEHVSQVVAPALEKKQIVLCERYTDSTRAYQIWGRGLEERKVEDLFSWCHFPDPDLTLWIDTPLSLAMDRIKRSRGHLDRIESETQKFLSNVCSGYKELSARYPERIIRIDGAQPIEDVSLQIWKAVEVYFLGESKKEF
- a CDS encoding DUF4416 family protein gives rise to the protein MTYPVKLITGVLYPDEYWRLWVIEKVSEMWGEPECISEPHLFDITNYYHDIAPTLYRQFISFKGLRDGGDLVRWKKESCHIEEGSYRVENGVNVRSVNIDPGYINGARLVLASTKDHAHRIYISDGIFAEVTMRYRFKKWVSFDYTFPDFASGRYDTFLSAVKNSWGKEMAERRQNS
- the hypF gene encoding carbamoyltransferase HypF, with the translated sequence MLNIATFLVTGIVQGVGFRPFCARLAEEMGLGGSVKNTSDGVVIKLKGSIEQIQKYISRLQEEKPDASHISSIEYISQETSTAETTESFIIEKSLRLEHQRVLIPPDIATCDDCLREMRDPENRRYRHPFINCTNCGPRYTIIQDLPYDRPLTTMSHFTMCDTCTGEYTTSSNRRYHAQPNACFDCGPSLWLTDHINTTLAQGEEALLKCCSFLKEGKTAAIKGLGGFHLACDPFNDEAVRRMRERKNRKDKPFALMVANVRVAKQLVHLTNTAEKILTSSKRPIVLCPIRKNTRLSPLVAPQQNTLGIMLPYTPLHHLLFEKFDALIMTSANMSDAPIISKNDDALSSLSGLADIFLMHNRDIHMAIDDSVIASQGRDYILIRRARGFVPIPLTALNKGPVILAAGAEMKSTFTLTQDRTIFPGQYLGDLKQIGTVEYYKRALRHFLKLYNLHPQYLVYDLHPQYLSGYLAKDIVKETFKETLGVQHHYAHMAACLLENRFEEPAIGAIFDGTGYGEDGTIWGGEFLIGDLMHYQRKGSLLPCNLPGGEKAVLEPWRYGLALLAHTIGKEEALSLGSSIWPEMKNRLQSQLIIMDESPVTTSCGRFFDGISALLGFCTEITYDGQAAMELESQSYGSGSAPFKIFEKEGFLYLDWRPMVKWMMSNRSLHSKKVLAAAFHGGIAYWTAEMCQLLSQKTGIKHVALSGGVWQNKRLLALTVSYLKQRGLKPLTHHLLSPNDENISVGQAALGLARWGEK
- a CDS encoding DNA polymerase III subunit delta', with translation MPALPTFITSSLMWLELKKALEKDSFPQSLSLMAPKQYQNDIVLAVARYILCENKNACGECLSCRSWHEELHPDLIQLGSLEKAPGIEECREGVMELSLSPVVSSRRLIVIYSAHALSLPAANSLLKIVEEPPERGAIIFMREAENFLPTLKSRCWNLSVVEEESVKQEKIPTSENEWKKWFERTSSMSAEEMDKQLLSWEAWAFEAKEFTLASHIDKLRLISESRKLSAGMMIDLILLALKEGFSFEYVFDNLW